A single region of the Nocardioides aurantiacus genome encodes:
- a CDS encoding SLC13 family permease has product MTGGLGAVASSLLEVADRVWPVLLFLALIQVVADLCDEAGLFDVGAHLAARAAGGSRLLLFGLFVVLATVCTWVLSIDTTAVLLAPIGLALAQELRLSPLPFAFAAIWLANAASLLLPVSNLTNLLAQERLDLHPLEFLAQTWAPQLAVLVVVVAVLLLRHRRALVGRYDVPRGLPPADRTLVVLAAVVVALVAPAVVLGTPPWLTALVAAVVLVAGFAVRRPAVVAPRRLLALLPWSVIVLAVVLFAVTDVVVDVGAPVLTAALGQGSSPGSVAQLAGVTTVLANVVNNLPAYLVVEPFAGSTDRLLTALVAVNVGPVVLAWGSLANLLWLRSCRRRGLPVSALRFGLEGLLVAPAAVAAGVLAIWLL; this is encoded by the coding sequence GTGACCGGCGGGCTCGGCGCGGTCGCCTCCTCGCTGCTCGAGGTCGCCGACCGCGTCTGGCCGGTGCTGCTGTTCCTGGCGCTGATCCAGGTGGTGGCCGACCTGTGCGACGAGGCCGGCCTGTTCGACGTCGGCGCGCACCTCGCGGCCCGCGCCGCGGGCGGCAGCCGGCTGCTGCTGTTCGGCCTCTTCGTGGTGCTGGCCACGGTGTGCACCTGGGTGCTCAGCATCGACACCACGGCCGTGCTGCTCGCCCCGATCGGCCTGGCGCTGGCCCAGGAGCTCCGGCTGAGCCCGCTGCCGTTCGCCTTCGCCGCGATCTGGCTGGCCAACGCCGCCTCGCTGCTGCTGCCCGTGTCCAACCTGACCAACCTGCTGGCCCAGGAGCGGCTCGACCTGCACCCGCTGGAGTTCCTGGCGCAGACCTGGGCGCCCCAGCTCGCCGTGCTCGTCGTGGTGGTCGCGGTGCTGCTGCTGCGCCACCGACGGGCCCTGGTCGGTCGCTACGACGTGCCGCGGGGGCTCCCGCCCGCCGACCGCACGCTGGTCGTGCTGGCGGCGGTGGTGGTGGCCCTGGTGGCCCCGGCGGTCGTCCTCGGCACACCGCCCTGGCTCACGGCCCTGGTCGCCGCGGTGGTGCTCGTCGCCGGTTTCGCCGTACGCCGTCCCGCGGTCGTCGCCCCGCGCCGGCTGCTCGCGCTGCTGCCCTGGTCGGTCATCGTGCTGGCCGTGGTGCTGTTCGCGGTCACCGACGTCGTGGTCGACGTCGGGGCGCCGGTGCTCACCGCGGCGCTGGGCCAGGGGTCCTCGCCGGGGTCGGTGGCCCAGCTGGCGGGCGTCACCACGGTGCTGGCCAACGTGGTCAACAACCTGCCGGCGTACCTCGTGGTGGAGCCGTTCGCCGGCAGCACCGACCGGCTGCTGACGGCGCTGGTCGCCGTCAACGTCGGCCCGGTCGTGCTCGCCTGGGGGTCGCTGGCCAACCTGCTGTGGCTGCGCAGCTGCCGCCGGCGCGGGCTGCCCGTCAGCGCGCTGCGCTTCGGCCTGGAGGGGCTGCTGGTCGCCCCGGCCGCCGTCGCCGCCGGCGTGCTCGCGATCTGGCTGCTCTGA
- a CDS encoding maltokinase N-terminal cap-like domain-containing protein, whose product MTSTSSHPQMTAYLAHARWFAGKGRDHVVTDVTRVATLPGPPTVTIDVVDVTYPDGSTERYQMPLVHHVEEQHRIGHALVGHGTDELDPDAGERWTYDAVHDREAMAVYLQTFCSTPSGGEQAYGGATFHRVGDHELATDVHSTLFSGEQSNSSVAFGDDSLLKVFRKVTSGRNPDIEIHEVLTEAENPNVAALYGWVQAGEDDLAMLQQFLRTAADGWDLALSSVRNLFSEADLHADEVGGDFAGESERLGAAVADVHVVLREHFGHDTVDGASLAEQMRVRLEAQLAGVPPLAPHADALRRVFADLGDLGRQEVHRVHGDLHLGQTLRTARGWKLVDFEGEPAKPLAERRLPDSPWRDVAGMLRSFDYAVESVVKDLHEVGDPGPQVEYRAQEWRERNRAAFLHGYVERRVEAGGSAMTDAERALVDAYEADKAVYEVGYEARNRPTWVDIPLAAISRIGDHA is encoded by the coding sequence ATGACCTCGACGAGCAGCCACCCGCAGATGACCGCCTACCTCGCCCACGCACGCTGGTTCGCCGGCAAGGGCCGCGACCACGTCGTCACCGACGTCACCCGGGTCGCCACGCTGCCCGGCCCGCCGACCGTGACCATCGACGTCGTCGACGTCACCTACCCCGACGGCAGCACCGAGCGCTACCAGATGCCGCTGGTGCACCACGTCGAGGAGCAGCACCGCATCGGCCACGCGCTGGTCGGCCACGGCACCGACGAGCTCGACCCCGACGCCGGCGAGCGCTGGACCTACGACGCGGTGCACGACCGCGAGGCGATGGCGGTCTACCTGCAGACCTTCTGCTCCACCCCGAGCGGCGGCGAGCAGGCGTACGGCGGCGCCACCTTCCACCGGGTCGGCGACCACGAGCTGGCCACCGACGTGCACTCCACGCTCTTCAGCGGCGAGCAGAGCAACTCCTCGGTGGCCTTCGGCGACGACAGCCTGCTCAAGGTGTTCCGCAAGGTCACCAGCGGCCGCAACCCCGACATCGAGATCCACGAGGTCCTCACCGAGGCCGAGAACCCCAACGTCGCCGCGCTCTACGGCTGGGTGCAGGCCGGCGAGGACGACCTCGCCATGCTGCAGCAGTTCCTGCGCACGGCCGCCGACGGCTGGGACCTCGCGCTGTCGAGCGTGCGCAACCTGTTCAGCGAGGCCGACCTGCACGCCGACGAGGTGGGCGGCGACTTCGCCGGCGAGTCCGAGCGGCTCGGCGCCGCGGTCGCCGACGTCCACGTCGTGCTGCGCGAGCACTTCGGCCACGACACCGTCGACGGCGCGTCGCTGGCCGAGCAGATGCGGGTGCGGCTGGAGGCCCAGCTGGCCGGCGTACCCCCGCTCGCGCCGCACGCCGACGCGCTGCGCCGGGTCTTCGCCGACCTGGGCGACCTCGGTCGCCAGGAGGTGCACCGCGTCCACGGCGACCTGCACCTCGGCCAGACGCTGCGCACCGCGCGCGGCTGGAAGCTGGTCGACTTCGAGGGCGAGCCGGCCAAGCCGCTGGCCGAGCGCCGGCTGCCCGACTCGCCCTGGCGCGACGTCGCGGGCATGCTCCGCTCCTTCGACTACGCCGTCGAGTCGGTGGTCAAGGACCTCCACGAGGTCGGTGACCCCGGCCCCCAGGTGGAGTACCGCGCCCAGGAGTGGCGCGAGCGCAACCGCGCCGCGTTCCTCCACGGCTACGTCGAGCGTCGGGTCGAGGCGGGCGGGTCGGCGATGACCGACGCCGAGCGCGCCCTCGTCGACGCCTACGAGGCCGACAAGGCCGTCTACGAGGTGGGCTACGAGGCCCGCAACCGCCCGACCTGGGTCGACATCCCGCTCGCCGCCATCTCACGCATCGGAGACCACGCATGA
- a CDS encoding carbohydrate ABC transporter permease yields MSTTNLRNTIEERSLAVLRPVVIGLLLLVALVPFYYMVVLSFRPLDSLVQDPGRMWVGLSEVDPATYADVLRSVDAGGQGFASFIRNSLLVAGGTVVLSLLVAVPGAYAVSRLDFFGRRQVSALFLTVYFFPSILLAVPLFVFYTRIGLRGSLVGLLIVYLAQVAAVTIYMLRNYFDTIPVSLEEAAAIDGCSRLQVLRRISLPLALPAVASNALFVFMIAWNEFLFALLFLVEDRDSWTVSLGLSQLAGSIEVPTTTLMAGSVILTLPIVVLFFLAERFLVGGLTAGAEKG; encoded by the coding sequence ATGAGCACGACCAACCTGCGCAACACGATCGAGGAGCGTTCGCTGGCGGTGCTCCGCCCGGTGGTCATCGGGCTGCTGCTGCTGGTGGCGCTCGTGCCGTTCTACTACATGGTGGTGCTCTCGTTCCGGCCGCTCGACAGCCTGGTGCAGGACCCCGGTCGGATGTGGGTGGGGCTCTCGGAGGTCGACCCGGCGACCTACGCCGACGTGCTGCGCTCGGTCGACGCCGGCGGGCAGGGCTTCGCCTCGTTCATCCGCAACAGCCTGCTGGTGGCCGGCGGCACCGTGGTGCTCTCGCTGCTGGTTGCCGTGCCGGGGGCGTACGCCGTCAGCCGGCTCGACTTCTTCGGCCGGCGTCAGGTCTCGGCGCTGTTCCTGACCGTCTACTTCTTCCCCAGCATCCTGCTGGCCGTGCCGCTGTTCGTCTTCTACACCCGCATCGGGCTGCGCGGCTCCCTCGTCGGGCTGCTGATCGTCTACCTCGCCCAGGTGGCAGCGGTGACGATCTACATGCTGCGCAACTACTTCGACACGATCCCGGTCAGCCTGGAGGAGGCCGCGGCGATCGACGGCTGCTCGCGGCTGCAGGTGCTGCGCCGGATCAGCCTGCCGCTGGCGCTGCCCGCGGTGGCCTCCAACGCGCTCTTCGTGTTCATGATCGCCTGGAACGAGTTCCTCTTCGCGCTGCTGTTCCTCGTCGAGGACCGCGACTCGTGGACCGTCTCGCTGGGCCTGTCGCAGCTGGCGGGGAGCATCGAGGTGCCCACGACGACGCTGATGGCGGGCTCGGTGATCCTGACGCTGCCGATCGTGGTGCTGTTCTTCCTGGCCGAGCGGTTCCTCGTGGGCGGGTTGACGGCCGGGGCCGAGAAGGGCTGA
- a CDS encoding universal stress protein, which translates to MSTVKVATEVDARGGILVGDDGSPASQEGVRWAADLAGRLGETLHVVRAWSISSAPRPASATGGYVPPLTDFEQAVLDRLREDVAAAGVSEGDAVQLHVVHGAAGRRLLEAAAHADMLVVGTRGAGGFLGLRMGSTADQVMRHAPCPVVVVPVHGDDDPDDLDTQVLAAD; encoded by the coding sequence ATGAGCACGGTCAAGGTGGCCACCGAGGTCGACGCACGTGGCGGGATCCTGGTGGGCGACGACGGCTCGCCGGCCTCCCAGGAGGGGGTCCGCTGGGCGGCGGACCTGGCGGGACGGCTCGGGGAGACGCTGCACGTCGTACGCGCCTGGTCGATCTCCTCGGCCCCGCGGCCGGCGAGTGCGACCGGCGGCTACGTGCCGCCGCTGACCGACTTCGAGCAGGCCGTCCTGGACCGGCTCCGTGAGGACGTCGCCGCCGCCGGGGTGTCCGAGGGCGACGCCGTGCAGCTGCACGTCGTCCACGGCGCGGCCGGCCGCCGGCTGCTGGAGGCCGCGGCCCACGCCGACATGCTCGTGGTCGGCACCCGCGGTGCGGGCGGGTTCCTGGGCCTGCGGATGGGCTCGACGGCCGACCAGGTGATGCGCCACGCGCCGTGCCCGGTGGTGGTCGTCCCGGTGCACGGTGACGACGACCCGGACGACCTCGACACCCAGGTGCTCGCGGCCGACTGA
- the glgB gene encoding 1,4-alpha-glucan branching protein GlgB, which translates to MTDDHILGEIDLHLINEGRHERLWEALGAHVGTEGTTFRVWAPHAQEVQVRGGFNDWDGSRSPLVQSGDSGVWECFVAGAGSGEAYKFHVRGADGHWRDKADPMAFHTEVPPHTASVTFESTHSWSDDAWMAERAENTRHDQQPMSVYEVHLGSWRHHPRGPGESTYTYDDLAEHLTAYVVEMGFTHVELLPVMEHPFGGSWGYQVTSYYAPTSRFGDPDGFRRLVDALHQAGIGVIVDWVPAHFPKDEFALARFDGTPLYEDPNPSRGEHPDWGTYVFNFGRREIRNFLVANALYWLQEFHVDGIRVDAVASMLYLDYSREPGEWEPNVHGGRENLEAVHFLQELNGTVYKNVPGAVTIAEESTSWPGVTRPTSEGGLGFGLKWNMGWMHDSLSYVAREPVHRGYHHHEVTFSMVYAYSEHFVLPISHDEVVHGKGSLLRKMPGDRWQQLANVRAFLSWQWAHPGKQLLFMGTEFAQDQEWAEQRELDWWLLGDADHEGVRRLVRDLNSVYLDSPALWSQDSDPAGFTWLEADDSGGNTVAFVRWGNDGSALVSVTNFSGQPRESYRLGLPFAGEWSEVINTDAEAYGGSGVGNLGTVTAHAEPHHGQPASASLRVPPLGTVWLSARR; encoded by the coding sequence ATGACCGACGACCACATCCTGGGTGAGATCGACCTGCACCTGATCAACGAGGGCCGCCACGAGCGGCTGTGGGAGGCGCTGGGTGCCCACGTCGGCACCGAGGGCACCACCTTCCGGGTCTGGGCGCCGCACGCCCAGGAGGTGCAGGTGCGCGGCGGCTTCAACGACTGGGACGGCAGCCGCAGCCCCCTGGTGCAGAGCGGCGACTCGGGCGTGTGGGAGTGCTTCGTGGCCGGCGCCGGGTCGGGCGAGGCCTACAAGTTCCACGTCCGCGGCGCCGACGGGCACTGGCGCGACAAGGCCGACCCGATGGCCTTCCACACCGAGGTGCCGCCGCACACGGCCTCGGTGACCTTCGAGAGCACCCACAGCTGGTCCGACGACGCCTGGATGGCCGAGCGCGCCGAGAACACCCGGCACGACCAGCAGCCGATGTCGGTCTACGAGGTCCACCTGGGCTCCTGGCGGCACCACCCCCGCGGGCCGGGCGAGTCGACCTACACCTACGACGACCTGGCCGAGCACCTCACGGCGTACGTCGTGGAGATGGGCTTCACCCACGTCGAGCTGCTGCCGGTGATGGAGCACCCCTTCGGTGGGTCGTGGGGCTACCAGGTGACCTCCTACTACGCCCCCACCTCCCGGTTCGGCGACCCCGACGGCTTCCGGCGCCTCGTCGACGCGCTCCACCAGGCCGGGATCGGCGTCATCGTCGACTGGGTCCCCGCCCACTTCCCCAAGGACGAGTTCGCGCTGGCCCGCTTCGACGGCACGCCGCTCTACGAGGACCCCAACCCCAGCCGCGGCGAGCACCCCGACTGGGGCACCTACGTCTTCAACTTCGGCCGCCGGGAGATCCGCAACTTCCTCGTCGCCAACGCGCTCTACTGGCTCCAGGAGTTCCACGTCGACGGGATCCGCGTCGACGCGGTGGCCTCGATGCTCTACCTCGACTACTCCCGCGAGCCCGGCGAGTGGGAGCCCAACGTGCACGGCGGGCGCGAGAACCTCGAGGCGGTGCACTTCCTGCAGGAGCTCAACGGCACCGTCTACAAGAACGTCCCCGGCGCGGTGACCATCGCCGAGGAGTCGACCTCCTGGCCGGGCGTCACCCGTCCCACCAGCGAGGGCGGGCTCGGCTTCGGGCTGAAGTGGAACATGGGCTGGATGCACGACTCGTTGAGCTACGTCGCCCGCGAGCCGGTGCACCGCGGCTACCACCACCACGAGGTCACCTTCTCGATGGTCTACGCCTACTCCGAGCACTTCGTGCTGCCGATCAGCCACGACGAGGTCGTGCACGGCAAGGGGTCGCTGCTGCGCAAGATGCCCGGCGACCGCTGGCAGCAGCTGGCCAACGTGCGCGCGTTCCTGTCCTGGCAGTGGGCCCACCCGGGCAAGCAGCTGCTGTTCATGGGCACCGAGTTCGCCCAGGACCAGGAGTGGGCCGAGCAGCGCGAGCTCGACTGGTGGCTGCTGGGCGACGCCGACCACGAGGGCGTGCGCCGGCTGGTGCGCGACCTCAACAGCGTCTACCTCGACAGCCCGGCGCTGTGGTCGCAGGACTCCGACCCCGCGGGCTTCACCTGGCTCGAGGCCGACGACTCCGGCGGCAACACCGTCGCCTTCGTGCGCTGGGGCAACGACGGCAGCGCGCTGGTCTCGGTCACCAACTTCTCGGGGCAGCCGCGCGAGTCGTACCGACTCGGGCTGCCCTTCGCCGGGGAGTGGAGCGAGGTCATCAACACCGACGCCGAGGCCTACGGCGGCTCCGGCGTCGGCAACCTCGGCACCGTCACCGCCCACGCCGAGCCGCACCACGGCCAGCCCGCCTCGGCGTCGCTGCGCGTGCCCCCGCTCGGCACCGTCTGGCTCTCCGCCCGGCGGTGA
- a CDS encoding NUDIX domain-containing protein — protein sequence MRAELTSVAPGVVRVSWPPALQEQGLQVCSEEVRRVVESAFKGGATRVETHVDPDDDQAQRVATFSGLMREGVARGVADADGEVDRPATDRVVYARLVDDTPLEDPDGFRTLLNSFLPRKRAISQLLVRDRDDRVLLCQLTYKRDHDLPGGVVEVGESPQLAVAREVREELALDLEPGRLLLTDWLPPWGGWDDALCLVFDGGVVDASVLDEVVRQEREIRSVAFHTPAEVRERCADFTARRVEAALAALRAAPPAAEPGPAAYTESGRG from the coding sequence GTGCGTGCCGAGCTGACCTCCGTCGCCCCCGGCGTGGTCCGGGTGTCCTGGCCCCCGGCGCTGCAGGAGCAGGGCCTGCAGGTCTGCTCCGAGGAGGTGCGACGCGTCGTGGAGTCGGCCTTCAAGGGCGGCGCCACCCGGGTCGAGACCCACGTCGACCCCGACGACGACCAGGCCCAGCGCGTGGCGACCTTCTCGGGCCTGATGCGCGAGGGTGTCGCCCGCGGCGTCGCGGACGCCGACGGCGAGGTCGACCGGCCCGCGACCGACCGGGTCGTCTACGCCCGGCTGGTCGACGACACCCCGCTGGAGGACCCCGACGGGTTCCGGACGCTGCTCAACTCGTTCCTGCCGCGCAAGCGCGCCATCAGCCAGCTGCTGGTCCGCGACCGCGACGACCGGGTGCTGCTGTGCCAGCTGACCTACAAGCGCGACCACGACCTGCCCGGCGGCGTCGTCGAGGTCGGCGAGTCGCCCCAGCTCGCCGTGGCCCGCGAGGTCCGCGAGGAGCTGGCGCTGGACCTCGAGCCGGGCCGGCTGCTGCTCACCGACTGGCTGCCGCCGTGGGGCGGCTGGGACGACGCGCTGTGCCTGGTCTTCGACGGGGGCGTCGTGGACGCCTCGGTGCTCGACGAGGTGGTGCGGCAGGAGCGCGAGATCCGCTCGGTCGCCTTCCACACGCCCGCGGAGGTGCGCGAGCGCTGCGCCGACTTCACCGCCCGTCGCGTCGAGGCGGCGCTGGCCGCGCTCCGGGCCGCTCCCCCGGCCGCCGAGCCCGGGCCGGCGGCCTACACCGAGAGCGGGCGGGGCTGA